The nucleotide sequence TGTTCTAAGATGTGCAGGATATAATGGAGTGGATATTAAATATGCAAAAAATAAAATAACTGTAGTTAGAGTTCCTGCATATTCACCAAATTCAATTGCAGAAATATCAATTGGTATGATACTTACTTTAACAAGGAAAATTAATAAGGCTATTAATAAAACTAAAAATTACAATTTTTCTCTTGAAGGATTGGTAGGATTTGATTTATTCAATAGAACTGTTGGTATAATTGGAACTGGTAAGATTGCACAAGAATTTATGAAAATTTTATCAGGCATAGGCATGAAAATATTAGCATATGATTTGTATCCAAATTATGAATTGGAGAGTAAGCTAGGATTTAAATATGTTGATTTGGATACTATCTATAAGGAAAGTGATATTATTTCTTTACATTGTCCATTAACTAGTGATAATGCACACATGATAAATAAGGATTCAATATCTAAGATGAAAGATAGAGTTATAATTGTAAATACAGCTAGAGGAATGTTAATTGATACGAAAGCATTAATTGATGCGATAAAATCTGGAAAAGTTTATGGTGCAGCTTTAGATGTTTATGAGAATGAGAAAAATTATTTCTTTAATGATTGTTCAGAAACAGGCATTGATGATGAAATGTTAAAGGAGCTTTTATCACTTGAGAATGTTATACTTTTTTCACATCAAGCTTATTTAACAGAAGAAGCATTAACAAATATTGCATTAGTTTCTTTAAATAATATTAAGAGTTTTTGTAATAACGAATTTTTGAATAACGAAGTATTTTATGATGAATTACAAGATAAGATAGTTGATTTTAGGAAATAGATAATAAATTTATTGCAGTAATAAATCACTATTACTGCAAATTTTTTATAATTTATAAAGTCATATGAGGAGCAAATGATAATGAAAGTATATAAATTTTTGGCTTCATTTACAGTTATAGTTTTATTTGTTAGTTTGTTTTTTAATACAAATGTACATGCTATAATAAATAGATATTTTGAAGATACTTTTGAGGTAAGTGTACCAGGGCTTCCAAGCAAGTATAGTAATGTATTTTGTAATTTAGAAGATGTTAGTGTTGAAATAAAAGAGGATAAGATAGTAATATTAAATCTTGTTCCCGATCAGGTTTATCATAATGTTGAAATTACATTTACAGATGATATCGGTAGAAAATATGAATTTAATTTTGATAATGTTATAACTTCACTACCAAAGAAAGCGAATAACAAATTTGTTTATGATGCTTATTTAAATGGGTTAGGGAGAAAACCTGATCATACAGGATTTAAATATTGGTTTGGAAGATTAAGTAGTGGAACTATTACGGCTGTGGACTTTATAAATGAAATGGTAAGTTCAGATGAATTTAATTCAAATTATAGTATGTCTATAGAAAAGATAAAGGCATTATATAAAACTGTAGTGGGAAGAGAAGCGGATGAAGAGGGACTTGGTTTTTGGTTAAGTGAATTTAATATTTTAGTAGAACAAAATGGTATTAAAAGTAGTAATGCAATATTAGAGTTAGTAAAAAGAATGGTAAGTGAAAATGAATTTATTAGTATAGTGGAAGAGGCGGGCTTTATATATAACTAAAGGGGAGATAAGCTCCCCCTTTTTTATTTTTTAAAATAATTTTAAACTTAATTCATCACTTTGGTTATCGAAAAGATCAACTAATTTAATTTTTAAATTTATGTAGTCATCTACTTCTAGTATGGATTGTTTAGTAAGCTCAGAATATTCGCCATTATTTATTTTATACAATATTTTTTTAATTGAGTTATGATTATATAAATCTAAAACAACTCTAAACATTAAATCATTAGTTGAAACAGATGGAATATTTGGTTTATTTAAAATATCAGCTATTATTGAAATTAGGAAGGTTGCACATTTATTTATATAAATTGTATTTGTTTCAGAAACGATTCTTACGAAATCAATTTTATTATTTGAAATATTATTGAATTGAGTTTTATCTATAATTTCTGAAAAATTAATAAAGTTAAATGAATTATAATTAATAGAATCGTTAATAAATGTAGATATTTTGGATTCATTATTTAAATTTAATACATTGACTTTATTAAGGGTGTCTTCAAATTGAAGATCTATTATAGATAATAAATCGAGATGAACCAATACATCATCTATTGAAGTATTAATAGTGTTGCTAATACTTGACGAATTATTAATGAATAATACAGAAAGATGATATTTTTTATTAAAATTTTCAAATAATCTAAGCATTTCAAATATCATTGAAATATTTTTAGGATTAAATTCATTATTTGAATTAAAGTATGTTGTAGTAATTAAAAGGGTTTTTGTATTAATATCACCTAACTCGGATCTTTTAGTGAAAAGGATATTATTATTTTTGGATTTTTGTGCGAAATTGTATTCAATTTCTTCATTAAAACCAATATTATCTAAAACATTTATAATTCTAGCATTAAGATTTTTTATAAATTCATAATTTGATGGATAATCTTGATATATTTTTTGTAATTCATTAGATTGAGAGTTTATATTTGAAATTTCAAAATTCACTTCATCTATAGCAAGATTTTTATATAATTTATTAACTTCAATATCAACATTGAATTTTTTATTAGCAGTATTATTTCCATAATATCTATTTGATATAGTAAAACGTGAACAAGATGTGATTGAAAAAATTATAAGGAACATAAATATATATTGTTGTAATTTCATTAGTAAAATCCCCACTAAGTTAAAATTTTAGAGTATATTATTTTTTATGTTATTTAATTTTGAATCTATGGAGTCTATTAAATTATTTTGTGTAAAATTAGTGTAATTTTCTATATTTAGATTATTAGCTTCTAATATTTTTTTAATTTCGATTAATTCGGAGTCAATGTTATTGAGTTCAATGTCACTATAATTTTTATTAAAATTATTTAAATAAAAATTTATATTATTTATATTTGAGTTTATTTGATTGGCAGAGTTAAATAAATTTTGGATTTCATGTTCATCCATACTACATTCCTCCAGAAAATAATTATAATATTAAATTATGCAAAAATAAACTTAAAGCGTTATGATTATAAAAATTAAATGTACATTTTTTAAAATAAGGATTAATAAAATAAAATAAAATAGAATTTATGGAGGGAATTGTGACCAAAACTAAACTATTTAATTTTATTTTATTTATGGATTTTATAATATATATATTTTCAAATTTGATTCTATTTAAATATGTTCCGCAGAACTCATATTACATATTTTACATGTGCTTAAGAGATATAATATTATTTTTATTTTCTATCGCAGTATATTTAAATTTTTATAATTCCAGAATAAGTTCAATGTTAGTGTTTCCAAAACTAAATAGTAAAATTATTAAAAATTCAATAATAATTGGAATTTCATTTTATTTGATAGCTAATGGTGTGAATTTGATTTTTACATCAATATTTAAATTTACTTTAGGAAATAGGTTTTATCTGAATAATATTTATATAAGAGATTATTTTGGTTTTGAATTTATTTTTTATATTTTTGTTCATACGATTTTTACAGAATTATTTTTTAGATGTATTTTAAAAGATGCATTTAAATTTTTATCAAATAAGGCTAGATTGGTATTATCATCTATTATATTTTCATTTTTCTTTTTTGGATTGTCACAAATTGTATATGGGTTTGTTATTGGAATTTTGTTAATGTGTTTTCTAGATAGAATAGGAAGCATGATTACTCTGATAATAGCAAGTTTAAGCATAAATATGGCTGATTATTTTGTCAGAGTAATTGGAAATAAATTTCCTAAGACTATAATTTCATCTAGAGTAGTAGTTAACAATAGTTCGGATATTTTTGTAAATTTGATAATACCAATTATAATAATTCTTGTTGGGATCATAATATATTCGATATTAAGAGAAAATATAAAAATTAAAATACCATCTGTTTTACCCAATAATGTTAAGGAGGGTAATTTTAATATAAGTTTAAGTAATGTAGTAGATATTTATGTTTTGCTATTTTTTGTAACGTATTTTATTATCACATTTATAGGATATAAAATTTCTTCATAATTTAAATTTTAGTTCAGTTTTTTGTTTTAGGGAATATATTGGATTGTTATATGTTTTAAAGGAGTACTAGTTTATGTTTAAAAATAGATTAAGAAACTATGGGTTATGGGTATCAGTTGCAGCACTTATTCCATTATTGCTATCAGCATTTGGAATTAATTTTGTTAGTGAAGATAAATATGTACAGATAATAAATTGCATATTATCTATATTAGTAGCTTTAGGACTTATAAATAATCCAGACACAAATAATCGTTGGTATAAAGATGATAAAATAGAAGAGTACAAAAATAAAGAATTAAACTAATTATTATCTTCAGGAATAAATGTTAACATTTATTCCTGATTTTTTTGTATAAATATGTATTATTATGAAAATATGATAATACATCATTGGTAAACGAGGATAGGATGAAGAGTAGTAAATTATTACTTAAAATTATAATATTTATTTTGTGCATATTAGTTAGCATAAAATTCCATACAGAATTTGCTTATGCAAATGACAATTTTAATAAAAATGTTATTAATGTAGATAAAATTGAAAAATATTGGTGGGGATGCAGGAGATATATGAGTAGTGATCAGGTGAGTAAATTTTCAAATGATTTTGACCTATTAGCAGCTGAATTTAGTTTAATTGGAGGGCTATCTACTCCTATAAGTTTTTTAAATCCATTACTGGGGATTATCACAAGTAGCATGTTTGAAATATCGTCATCATATTGTTGGTTATTATCTACATATCTTGCTAAGGTGGATAGAGGTAATGGAATTATTATAGATTTTATAAATGGATTTATATTTAGAGTGAGGGCTATTTAAATAAAAAGAGGACTAATTAATTTTAGTCCTCTTTTTGTCTATAAATTTAACATTGAATTCATATTGTATATTCCAGCATTTTTTCCAAATAAGTAAAGTGCAGCTTTTATAGCACCTTGTGCAAAAACATCCCGAGATATTGCGGTATGTTTTAATTCTATTATTTCATTGTTTCCGCCAAACATAATTTCATGAGATCCAATCATGTTTCCACATCTTATTGAATGAACTCCAACCTCTTTTTTTTCACGTTTCTTTTCACCGAATCTACCATGATTAAAATCTACATTTTCATCAAAGTTACTTTTTACAAAATCATTTATTGTATCCATTAACATTATTGCAGTTCCACTCGGTGAATCGAGTTTTTGATTATGATGTTTTTCAGTTATTTCTATATCATAATCTTTGTAAAGAGATTTGAGTGCTGTTTTTAATAATTTTTGTAGAACATTTATTCCAATACTCATGTTGTAAGATATAAAAATAGGGATTGTTTTGCTGGCATTATTTATTTTATTTAATTGCTCTTTTGTGTGTCCAGTTGTACAAATTACAATACCTATTTTTTTATTTAGAGCATAATTTAAAATGCTATCTAGTGAGTTTGGGTGTGAGAAGTCAATTATAATATCAACTTTTTCTTGAACATCATTTATATTAAGATAAGTTTTAACATTGCTGTTAATATCTTGTTTTGTATCAACTCCACATACAATTTCTAGGTTATCATAACTTGAACTTAATTTTTCAATTGTTTTTCCCATTCGTCCGTTTATACCGTTTAGAAGTATTTTCAACATTTTTCCTCCAAAGTTTTTTAAATTTAATTACACAAAAAATTAAAGTAAGTTAATATTCTTCATTTCATTTTTTAACTTGTCTAAATTGTTTGGATCTATTTCAACTAGAGGTAATCTAAAATTACCTACATTTTTACCAATTAAATTTAATGCAGTTTTTATTGGGATAGGGTTTGTTTCTATGAAAAGTGAATTTATAAAATTTAAATATTTGAGTTGTAGATCTAAAGATTTTTTAACATTTCCATTTATATACTCATGTGTTATATCATGAACAATTCTAGGAAGTATATTTCCTAAAACTGTGACTGTGCCTTTTCCACCAATACTCATAAATGGAACGATTTGATCATCATTTCCAGAATATAAATCGATATTAGGACAAAGTTTTCTATAGAGTATAGCTTGACTTAAATTTCCAGATGCTTCTTTAATTGAAGTAATATTTTTAAGCTTAGAAAGTTCAAATAACATTTCAGGAGATATATTCATTCCAGTTCTTGAGGGAACATTGTATGCCATAATCGGTAAATCTACTTGATCATTTATAGTCTTAAAATGTTCGAATAACCCATTTTTAGAAGTTTTGTTATAGTATGGTGTTATAACTAAAAGTCCATCAGCTCCAACCTCTTTTGAAAATTTAGAAAGTTCAAGACTTTTTTTAGTATTATTTGTTCCTACTCCAGCAATTATTGGAATTTTTTTGTTTACAATCTCAACAGTCGTTTTTATTAATTCTTTTTTTTCGTTATCAGTTAAGGTAGAACCTTCCCCAGTAGTTCCACAAATTATAATTGCATCTGTGTTATTTTGAATATGCCAAATCAAAAGCTCTTCTAATTTATCTAAATTAATATCACCATTTTCTTTAAAAGGCGTAACAATTGCAACACCTGAACCAATAAATAAACTCATAAATGTTATTCTCCTTTATTATTTAAAATATATTCTGCTATCTGAACTGCATTTAATGCAGCTCCTTTTAAAATGTTATCAGCAACAACCCATATATTTATTGCTTTATCGCAAGACTCGTCAAGTCTAATACGTCCAACAAATACGTCATCTTTTCCAGAAATATATCTTGGCATTGGATATTTATTTTGTTTAATGTCATCCATTAATGTAATACCTTTAAAATTTTTAAGTTCATTGAAAATATCATTTAGTGTGAAGTTGTTCTCAAATTCTATATTTATGCTTTCACTGTGAGAATTTTCAATAGGAACTCTTACACAAGTGGCAGTTATTTTAAGAGAATCATCTTTTAATATTTTTTTAGTTTCATTTATCATTTTCATTTCCTCTTTTGTATAACCATTGTCAGTAAATACATCAATTTGAGGAATTAGATTTCCTTTTATTAAATATTGAAATTTGTTTAGATTTGATTCAACATCTATATCTAAATCTTTAATACCAAAGTTACCAGCACCAGAAACTGCTTGATAAGTTGAATAAATTATTCTTTTAATTTTAAATTTATCATGGAGTGGTTTAAGGGCTATAACAGCTTGTATAGTTGAACAATTTGGATTTGCGATAATTCCATTATTTTTTAAAGCTTCTTCTCCATTAACTTCAGGAACTACAAGAGGGATGTTTTTATCCATTCTGAACGCACTAGAATTATCAATTACAAGAGCATTTTTTTCTGAAAATAGAGGAGAAAATTTAAGGCTTGTATCACTACCAGCAGAGAAGAATGCAAAATCTATATCATTTTTAATATTATCTTCTTTTAATTCAATAACCTCATAGTCTTTATTTTTAAAATTAAGCTTATATCCTAAAGATTTTTTGGAAGCGTATAGATAAATATTTTTAATAGGAAAGTTTCTTTCTTCTAGTACTTTAAGAAATGTTCTTCCTATTTTACCTGTTGCACCAACAACAGCTACATTATATCTCATATAAATAACCTCCAGATTCTAAAATATAGTATTTATTATATTATAAATGAATTTAATAATCAAAAGTAATAAAAGTATATTTGAAATAGGTTATGGTTAAACTGTCACTATAATAAATAATATACTTTTCTTTTCAAGAGGTGAATTATTATAAGTAATAGCAGTTCTCTAAAAAGGATAATAAAGCAAAAGTTAAAATCAAATAAAAAATTAACTGAATTAGAGCAGTTGAGAGAAAATTTAAAATATGAAATAGCTGAAGAACTTGGATTAAAAGATAAAGTTGATAAATATGGTTGGAGTGGTCTTACGGCCAGTGAAACAGGAAAAATTGGTGGAATAATGACAAAGAGAAAGAAAGAGTTGAACGTTCCAAAGAATTCAGATATATTAAATAATTCAAAAGGATGAATTTTTAAAAATATAAAATTTTAGTTATTGACATTTATGAATTAATTATGCATAATAATACCTGTAGTTTACATTTGATATATTTGATTTGGCTGGATAGCTCAGTTGGTAGAGCAGAGGACTGAAAATCCTCGTGTCGCTGGTTCGATTCCTGCTCTAGCCACCAAATATTTAAGGCAGTGCTTTTGCACTGCCTTAAATCTTTTTTGATTCTTCATAAACAAATGATTTAACTTCTTTATCTAATTGGATAATTGTATTTAAATCTGGATTTTCTATAATCGTATAGTTAGATAAAGATTTTTCAATTAGAAGTTCTATATCTAAGAATGAGATTTTTTTATTTAAAAATAGTCTAACAGCTTCTTCATTTGAAGAATTAAATATTGTTGTTGCAGTACCGCCAAGTTTTCCAGCTTCAAATGCCATTTTTACACAAGGATATCTTTCAAAATCCAATTTAGAAAAATTTAGTGATGATATTTCTTCAAAGTTTAATGCTTTGAAGTCTTTGTTTTGTATTCTATCAGGATATGTTAAAGCGTACTGAATAGGAACTCTCATATCCGGAGTTCCAAGTTGAGCTATTATAGTAGAATCATCGAATTCAACCATCGAATGTATAATGCTTTCACGATGAAGGATAACCTTTATGTTCTGATAATCTACATTGAATAAAAAATGTGTTTCGATTATTTCAAGTCCTTTGTTTGCCATTGTTGCAGAATCTATTGTTATTTTTGCACCCATTGACCAATTTGGGTGTTTTAATGCATCTTCAATACTAACATTTTTAAGTTCATCTCTTGTTTTATCTCTAAAACTTCCACCAGATGCCGTTAAAATTAAGTTTTTTATACTTTTATGGTTTTCACCGTTTAAGGCTTGGAATATGGCGGAATGTTCACTATCGATTGGTATGAGATCCACATTGTATTCTTCAACTTTTTGATTTATTATGTGACCTGCTGTAACAAGAGTTTCCTTATTTGCGAGAGCTATATTTTTATGGGATTCTATAGCGTGTATAGTTGGTAAGAGTCCTATATTTCCAACTAGACCGTTTATGATAATATTTGATTTGTTAAATGTTGCAATTTCTAACAATCCATCATTTCCGTATGTGAATTTTATAGTTGGATACTCCGCACGCATACGTTCAAAATCATTTTTATTTTTTAAACATACAAGTTCAGGAGAAAAATGTTTTAAGATTTTTCTAAGTTCCGCTATATTTTCTCCTATAGAAATTGAATTTAGTTTAAATTTATGTGGATTGTTTTTTATAACGTCAAGAGATTGTATTCCAATAGATCCTGTTGCTCCTAGAATAGAAATATTTTTCATTATGTAAAATCCCCTTTTAAATTAATGTATGTATGTAAGTGCTTTTATTTTGTCTATCATAAATTCTGTATTAAGACCAGAAATTTTTCTTAGATTATCAGTATCTCCTTGATGAAAGAAGTTATCTTCAATTCCAAATACTTCAATATCATTTTTGTATTTGTGTTTGATTGCAAATTCACAAATACCTGATCCAAATCCTCCTATTTTGCAAGCTTCTTCTATTGTTACAATAGGCATATTTGATTTAAATATTTTGTGAAGCATATCTTCATCCATAGGTTTTATAAAACGAGCATTTACAATTTTTATGCTTATATCTTTTGTCTTAAAAAAATCATATATATCATGTGCAACTTTGAGCATTGGTCCAAATGTTAAAATAGTTAGATCATTCCCCTCTTTTTCAACTGTCCATGAGCCAAACTCGATATTTTTAAAGTGAGGAACATGAGTTAAATTGGAGTATCCTCTAGGGTATCTATAAGATATGATTCCTTTATTTTCGTAATTATAAAGACAATTATATAAAAGGTGTTGAGCCTCTATTTGATCTTTTGGCATGACTATTGATATATTTGGTATTGGTCTAAGAAAACTAATGTCATATATACCGTGATGGGTGTCACCATCACCTGTTGCGAATCCGCATTTATCTACTGCGATTAATAAATTTATGTTTTGTCTTGCTATATCGTGTATAACTTGATCGTATGCACGTTGTAAGAATGTTGAATATACAAAAAATATTGGTTTAAGATTTGATAAAGCTAATGCACCAGAAAATGTTGCTGCATGCTGTTCTGCTATTCCTACATCGAAAGTTCTATCAGGAAATTTATTTTTAAAGAACTCTAGTTTAGAACCTTTTGTCATTGCAGGAGAAATGCAAACTATATTTTTATCTTTTTTCGCAAGACGTTCAACAGTTTCTGATACAATAGATCCCCAAGCTCTATGATTTTGATTTTTGGATTTAATCTTGAGTCCAGTAGATTTATCAAAAGGACCAATTCCATGCCACGATCCTATATTGTCATTTTCAGCTGTATGAAGTCCCTTACCTTTTTTTGTAATTATGTGAAGAACAGATGGTCTTGAAATATTTTTAATTTTATTTAGAGCATCTATTAAACTTTTGATATTGTGGCCATCTATAGGTCCTGAATAATTTAAATTTATACTTTGAAAAAATTGTTTCATTGAAAAATTTATTGATTCATTTTTTTTGAGATTTGATATGCATGAAGACGATTCATATATGTTTGTATTATTATTTTTGGGCATTAGTGCACAAATATTTTTTGAAATAGACATTTGATTATCATTTAATATAATCAAAAGTTTTTTTTGCTCGTATCCAATATTATTTAGAGCCTCAAGAGCCATTCCACCAGTTAATGCACCATCACCTATAACGGAAATTATATTTTCCGATGTTTTTTTAAAATCTCTACTAACTGCAAGTGCTAAGGCAGCAGATAAAGATGTAGAACTATGACCTGTTTCCCAAATATCAAAATTGCTTTCACATCTCCTTGGAAATCCCGAAAGTCCATTAAATTTTCTCAGAGAGTCAAAAAATTTTGCTCTACCTGTAAGGATTTTATGAGTATAGCATTGATGACCAACATCAAAAATTAACTTATCTTTTTCAAAATCAAAAATATAATGTAGTGCTATTGTTAGTTCTATAACTCCAAGATTTGAAGAAACATGTCCACCTGTATGACTTAAAGATTCAATTAAAAAATCCCTTATTTGTTCAGAAAGTAAGTAAAGTTTATCAATTGAAAGATTCTTCAAAAAACTTGGATTATCTATTCTATATAAATGATCAAAATTTTTCATTTTTTTCCCATCCTAAAATGTTTTTTAAATCAAAAGGATATTTAATTATAACATTAAAACAATAATTAAAAAATCAAAATTGAGTTATTTATTTTTAAATTTAATTTAAAACATTAGGATTATAGAAGTAAAGATAAGATAAAACTAATCATTTTTAATAGTAATTTTATTTTTTTTACTATTTTTTGAATTGTTTAATAAAAGTATTCTATTTACTGATGATTGGCTGTAAGAGTTTAAGACTGCTTTATTAGGCAAGTTAGTGAGTGGTATAGTTATACTTACATCTCCGTTTACATCTAATGGAACCTTTATCATAGAATTTACAGACAAGTAGGATGGCAGGGTTAAATAAGAAATTAGTGCAGTACCTAATAATACTTTTTTCATTCAATATCCTCCAAAGTTAATATTAAGTTAAAAATATTCAATAAATATTAATAAATTATACTATAAATATTTATTGAATAAAATACAAATTTTAGATACAAATTTTTATAATTTGAATATCTTAGTTTTTTATAGAAAGTATAATAAAAATTTTTAAAACTGAGAAAACTTACTATTAGTAAAATTAAGGAGGAAATTAATTTGAATAGTAGGGTGAGGAGAAGTTTCTTTATATTTTTAATGGTAATTTTTTATTGTTTTAATAGTGTTTCAATGGTATCTGCGTTACCAATAAAAAATATAAGCGGATATGAACTCTTAAGAGAAGAGTATATTGATATATTGAAATCAAGAGTTTTATTATATGAACATAAGAAAAGTGGAGCTAAGGTTATTCACATAAAGAATAATTCGAAGGTAAAACTTTTTGATATAACATTTAAAGTTCCTACGATTAATAATAAAGGGACTAATCATATTTTGGAGCATATATTTTTTTCGGGGTCTGAGAAATATCCGATTAAAGATGTGTTTCCTGCATTATTTTATTTAAATAATTTGGAATATATAAATGCAGCGACGGACACAAACTATGTTACATATTATGTATCTTCAAGAGATAATAATCAATTAAAGACTATT is from Candidatus Arthromitus sp. SFB-rat-Yit and encodes:
- the dxs gene encoding 1-deoxy-D-xylulose-5-phosphate synthase is translated as MKNFDHLYRIDNPSFLKNLSIDKLYLLSEQIRDFLIESLSHTGGHVSSNLGVIELTIALHYIFDFEKDKLIFDVGHQCYTHKILTGRAKFFDSLRKFNGLSGFPRRCESNFDIWETGHSSTSLSAALALAVSRDFKKTSENIISVIGDGALTGGMALEALNNIGYEQKKLLIILNDNQMSISKNICALMPKNNNTNIYESSSCISNLKKNESINFSMKQFFQSINLNYSGPIDGHNIKSLIDALNKIKNISRPSVLHIITKKGKGLHTAENDNIGSWHGIGPFDKSTGLKIKSKNQNHRAWGSIVSETVERLAKKDKNIVCISPAMTKGSKLEFFKNKFPDRTFDVGIAEQHAATFSGALALSNLKPIFFVYSTFLQRAYDQVIHDIARQNINLLIAVDKCGFATGDGDTHHGIYDISFLRPIPNISIVMPKDQIEAQHLLYNCLYNYENKGIISYRYPRGYSNLTHVPHFKNIEFGSWTVEKEGNDLTILTFGPMLKVAHDIYDFFKTKDISIKIVNARFIKPMDEDMLHKIFKSNMPIVTIEEACKIGGFGSGICEFAIKHKYKNDIEVFGIEDNFFHQGDTDNLRKISGLNTEFMIDKIKALTYIH